From Triticum urartu cultivar G1812 chromosome 2, Tu2.1, whole genome shotgun sequence, a single genomic window includes:
- the LOC125537770 gene encoding vacuolar protein-sorting-associated protein 11 homolog, producing the protein MYQWRKFEFFEEKGAGRGGGGGAPAVPAEIAGRVTCSSGGRGRVAIGCDDGTVGLLDRGFRLSYGFQAYASSVLFLQQLKQRNVLVTVGDDDQASSQSSAVCLKVFDLDKVQEEGSSTTTPFCVQILRVFTNQFPEAKITSFLVLEEAPPILFIAIGLDNGCIYCIKGDIARERITRFTLQVEPVSDGTSSPITGLGFRVEGQAHQLFAITPSSITLFSLHHQPPRRQTLDQIGCETNAVAMSDRMDLIVGRPEAVYFYEVDGRGPCWAFDGEKKFVGWFRGYLLCIIEDQRSRKNTLNVYDLKNRLIAHSMPVGDVSHLVTEWGYIILIMSDKRILCIGEKDMESKLDMLFKKNLYTVAINLVQSQQADPASTAEVLRKYGDHLYGKQEYDEAMSQYIHTIGHLEPSYVIQKFLDAKRIHNLTNYLEKLHDRGLASKDHTTLLLNCYTKLKDVEKLNHFIKDEDGVGEIKFDVETAIRVCRAAGYHEHAMFVAKKAGRHELYLKILLEDLARYDEALQYISGLEANQAGLTVKEYGKILVDHRPAETVKILLRLCTDGGDPTTRRGSNSMRLLMIPSPMDFVNIFVHSPQYLMEFLENYIKAVKDSPAQTEIHNTLLELYISKDLSFPSMSQENGFDDHNSKERKGKEITNGYKSGTREKAKLGKEENKTAKDIVDRQRKGLALLKSAWTPEMEEPLYSVDLALIICNANAFKDGLLFLYEKLKLYKEVISCYKQAHDHEGLIACCKKLGDSTQGGDPSLWGDLLNYFGELGEDCSKEVKEVLTYVEKADVLPPIVVLQTLSKNPCLTLSVVKDYIARKLEQESKLIEDDRKSVDKYQEETELMKREIEDLKTNAKVFQLSKCTACTFTLDLPAVHFMCMHSFHLRCLGDNEKECPECAPEYRSVMEAKQKLELNARDHDLFFRQLRGSKDGFSVVADYFSKGVVSKTTIPPENAP; encoded by the exons ATGTACCAGTGGCGCAAGTTCGAGTTCTTCGAGGAGAAGGGGGCAGGGCGCGGCGGGGGAGGCGGCGCCCCGGCCGTGCCAGCCGAGATCGCGGGCCGAGTGACCTGCTCCTCGGGCGGCCGCGGCCGCGTCGCGATCGGCTGCGACGACGGCACCGTGGGGCTCCTCGACCGCGGCTTCCGCCTCTCCTACGGGTTCCAGGCCTACGCCTCATCCGTCCTCTTCCTCCAGCAGCTCAAG CAAAGAAATGTTCTTGTCACGGTTGGAGATGATGATCAAGCATCTTCACAGTCATCGGCAGTCTGTCTAAAAGTTTTCGACCTTGATAAAGTACAAGAAGAGGGTTCAAGTACGACAACCCCTTTCTGTGTTCAAATTTTGCGGGTCTTCACGAATCAATTTCCTGAGGCCAAG ATTACATCATTTTTGGTTTTAGAAGAAGCTCCTCCCATCCTGTTTATTGCTATCGGATTGGACAATGGTTGCATTTATTGCATCAAAGGTGATATTGCACGTGAGCGTATCACACGCTTCACATTGCAAGTTGAACCTGTTTCAGACGGCACAAGTTCACCTATTACTGGTCTTGGGTTCCGAGTTGAAGGGCAGGCACATCAGCTCTTTGCCATTACTCCTAGTTCCATAACCTTGTTCAGCTTGCATCATCAACCACCAAGGAGGCAAACACTTGACCAAATTGGTTGTGAGACCAATGCCGTAGCAATGAGTGACCGCATG GATCTGATTGTTGGTAGACCAGAAGCAGTGTATTTCTACGAAGTTGATGGTAGAGGCCCTTGTTGGGCTTTTGATGGTGAGAAGAAGTTTGTGGGTTGGTTTCGGGGTTATTTACTTTGCATAATTGAAGATCAGAGAAGCCGAAAGAATACTCTTAATGTTTACGATCTTAAGAATCGGTTAATTGCGCATAGCATGCCTGTGGGGGATGTTTCACATTTGGTCACTGAGTGGGGCTATATTATTCTCATAATGAGTGATAAAAGGATACTCTGCATTGGGGAGAAAGACATGGAAAGTAAGCTCGACATGTTATTTAAGAAAAATCTTTATACAGTTGCAATCAATCTTGTACAAAGTCAGCAGGCTGATCCTGCTTCAACTGCCGAGGTTCTACGTAAGTATGGTGACCATCTGTATGGAAAACAAGAATATGATGAGGCCATGTCTCAATATATCCACACCATTGGTCATCTTGAACCGTCATATGTTATACAGAAGTTTCTTGATGCAAAGCGTATCCACAACCTGACAAATTATCTAGAAAAGTTACATGATAGAGGATTAGCATCCAAAGACCACACAACCCTTCTGTTGAACTGCTATACCAAATTGAAAGATGTTGAGAAGCTGAACCATTTCATCAAAGATGAAGATGGGGTAGGTGAAATTAAGTTTGATGTGGAAACTGCCATAAGAGTATGTCGTGCAGCTGGATATCATGAACATGCTATGTTTGTGGCCAAAAAGGCTGGGAGACATGAGCTGTATTTGAAGATTTTACTTGAGGATCTTGCTAGATATGATGAGGCGCTGCAGTATATATCTGGCCTTGAGGCAAACCAAGCTGGTCTTACTGTAAAAGAATATGGAAAAATTCTTGTGGACCATAGACCTGCTGAAACTGTTAAAATACTGTTGAGGCTTTGTACTGATGGGGGAGATCCTACGACAAGGAGAGGTTCAAATAGCATGCGCTTGCTTATGATACCTTCACCAATGGACTTTGTAAATATATTTGTGCACAGCCCACAATATCTCATGGAATTTCTAGAAAACTATATCAAAGCAGTCAAGGACTCACCTGCTCAGACAGAAATCCATAACACCCTTCTGGAGCTGTATATATCAAAAGATTTAAGCTTCCCATCTATGTCACAAGAAAATGGCTTTGATGATCACAATAGTAAAGAAAGAAAAGGGAAGGAAATTACAAACGGCTATAAATCAGGCACAAGGGAGAAAGCGAAACTTGGAAAAGAAGAAAATAAAACAGCAAAGGATATTGTTGACAGACAAAGGAAAGGACTTGCTTTGCTGAAGTCTGCCTGGACACCTGAGATGGAAGAACCTTTGTATTCTGTTGATCTTGCTCTTATCATTTGTAATGCAAATGCATTTAAAGATGGCTTGTTATTTCTGTATGAGAAATTAAAACTCTACAAAGAGGTTATCAGTTGCTACAAGCAAGCTCATGACCATGAAGGTTTAATTGCATGCTGTAAGAAGCTAGGGGACTCAACTCAAGGAGGGGATCCATCTCTCTGGGGTGACCTGTTGAATTATTTTGGTGAGCTTGGGGAAGATTGCTCTAAGGAAGTTAAAGAGGTCTTGACCTACGTTGAGAAGGCGGATGTTTTGCCTCCAATTGTTGTCCTACAGACACTATCAAAAAACCCATGCCTGACTCTCTCAGTTGTCAAGGATTACATTGCTCGCAAACTTGAGCAAGAATCAAAGCTAATCGAAGATGACAGAAAATCTGTTGACAAGTACCAG GAAGAGACAGAATTGATGAAAAGGGAGATAGAAGACCTCAAGACAAACGCAAAGGTTTTTCAACTAAGCAAGTGCACAGCATGCACCTTCACCCTTGATCTTCCTGCTGTCCATTTCATGTGCATGCACTCGTTCCATCTTCGCTGCCTTGGGGACAATGAGAAGGAGTGCCCGGAATGTGCACCTGAATACAGATCTGTTATGGAGGCAAAGCAGAAGCTAGAACTAAATGCCAGGGATCATGATCTCTTCTTCAGGCAGTTAAGGGGTTCGAAGGATGGCTTTTCTGTGGTAGCAGACTACTTCAGCAAGGGCGTAGTGAGCAAAACGACGATTCCACCTGAAAATGCCCCATAG